The Chitinophagales bacterium genome includes a region encoding these proteins:
- the serA gene encoding phosphoglycerate dehydrogenase, whose amino-acid sequence MAKELSYPKEKIKILLLEGLHPSSVETFNQKGFTNITTSKNAMTEEELLDCIEDYHIIGIRSKTNITAPVLEKAKKLLAVGCFCIGTNQVDLKKATQLGIPVFNSPYSNTRSVAELIIANSIMLLRGIPARNKAAHEGTWLKDAINSYELRGKTIGIIGYGHIGSQVSVLAEAVGLNVLFYDVEPKLTLGNAKATNSLDELLANSDIVTLHVPATPQTANMIGADEFAKMKDGVIFQNLARGNVVDIAALKNAYESGKVVGAAVDVFPQEPEKKGTGFVSELQGLDNVILTPHIGGSTQEAQENIGRDVALKLTSFIDNGSTIGCKTVPELSLPLQENTRRILHVHENVPGILSQINSILSQHQVNILGQYLKTNETIGYVVLDVDANADNEVVQDVKNIPHTINARILY is encoded by the coding sequence ATGGCGAAAGAACTATCTTATCCGAAAGAGAAAATTAAAATTTTACTGTTAGAAGGTTTACATCCATCTTCAGTAGAAACATTTAATCAAAAAGGTTTTACTAACATCACTACTTCTAAAAATGCAATGACAGAAGAAGAGTTGTTAGATTGTATAGAAGATTATCATATTATTGGTATTCGTTCTAAAACCAATATTACAGCTCCAGTTTTAGAAAAAGCAAAAAAACTGTTGGCGGTAGGTTGTTTTTGTATAGGAACCAATCAAGTGGATTTAAAAAAAGCAACTCAGCTAGGTATTCCAGTGTTTAATTCACCATATTCCAATACGCGTTCGGTAGCTGAATTAATCATCGCTAACTCTATTATGTTGCTACGAGGAATTCCTGCAAGAAATAAAGCCGCTCACGAAGGAACTTGGTTAAAAGATGCCATTAACTCGTACGAATTAAGAGGTAAAACCATAGGCATTATTGGCTACGGACACATTGGTTCGCAAGTATCTGTGTTAGCAGAAGCAGTAGGTTTAAATGTACTTTTTTATGATGTAGAACCAAAGTTAACACTAGGAAATGCTAAAGCAACCAATAGCTTAGATGAATTATTAGCCAACTCAGATATTGTTACGCTACATGTGCCAGCTACACCACAAACTGCAAACATGATTGGTGCTGATGAATTTGCTAAGATGAAAGATGGTGTTATTTTCCAAAACTTAGCAAGAGGCAATGTCGTGGATATTGCTGCTTTAAAAAATGCTTACGAAAGTGGAAAAGTGGTTGGTGCTGCTGTTGATGTATTTCCGCAAGAACCAGAGAAAAAAGGAACTGGTTTTGTAAGCGAATTGCAAGGACTAGACAATGTAATTCTTACACCACATATTGGCGGAAGCACACAAGAAGCACAAGAAAATATTGGTAGAGATGTAGCATTAAAATTAACATCGTTTATAGATAATGGAAGTACTATTGGTTGTAAAACTGTACCAGAATTAAGCTTGCCATTACAAGAAAATACGAGAAGAATATTGCATGTTCATGAAAATGTACCAGGAATCTTGTCGCAAATTAACTCTATCTTGTCGCAACATCAGGTAAATATTTTAGGACAGTATTTAAAAACCAACGAAACTATTGGTTATGTTGTTTTAGATGTTGATGCTAACGCAGATAATGAAGTTGTTCAAGATGTTAAAAACATTCCACATACTATTAATGCAAGAATTTTGTATTAA
- a CDS encoding acyltransferase family protein: MNGIKPFVNAAKIFYEQYFRVDAYGLENIPKEGRCLIIGNHSGQLPIDAMLLGYALVTNEQAPRAPKGMFERFVPQVPFFGTLFSQWGGALGDPENCMKMLNNDEAVIIFPEGARGISKPYSRKYQLQNFGNGYIAMALKSKAPIIPVGIAGCEEILVNFGNIKFLEKALRFPSFPTLVPFMFPSKVIMHFGEPIYFEGDVGNEIQLQEKNDIVKAEVERLIQLGLDKGAGFFK, translated from the coding sequence TTGAATGGCATTAAACCTTTTGTAAATGCTGCTAAAATTTTTTACGAGCAATATTTTAGAGTAGATGCTTATGGTTTAGAAAATATTCCAAAAGAAGGTAGGTGTTTAATTATTGGCAATCATAGTGGGCAGTTACCTATTGATGCGATGTTATTAGGATATGCTTTAGTGACCAATGAACAAGCACCAAGAGCTCCAAAAGGTATGTTTGAAAGATTTGTACCACAAGTGCCATTTTTTGGTACACTTTTTAGTCAATGGGGCGGTGCATTAGGCGATCCTGAAAACTGTATGAAGATGTTGAATAATGATGAAGCAGTTATTATTTTTCCAGAAGGAGCAAGAGGTATTTCAAAACCGTATAGTAGAAAATATCAATTACAAAATTTTGGCAATGGTTATATAGCAATGGCATTAAAAAGTAAAGCACCTATAATTCCAGTTGGTATTGCAGGTTGCGAAGAAATATTAGTCAACTTTGGCAATATTAAATTTTTAGAAAAAGCATTGCGATTTCCATCCTTTCCTACTTTGGTTCCTTTTATGTTTCCTTCAAAAGTGATTATGCATTTTGGCGAACCTATATATTTTGAAGGTGATGTTGGCAACGAAATACAATTACAAGAAAAAAACGACATTGTTAAAGCAGAAGTTGAAAGACTCATTCAATTAGGTTTAGATAAAGGAGCTGGATTTTTTAAGTAA
- a CDS encoding Rrf2 family transcriptional regulator: MLSKKTKYAINALVYLAKNKDEGPILISTIAEHENIPKKFLETILLDLKNAGYLNSKKGKGGGYYFIKEASEVNLAEIVRYFDGAIGLLPCVTHKYYEKCEECLDEKTCGIRHAFLAIRNATVEMLKENTIEKMINKEEKLKTDD; encoded by the coding sequence ATGTTATCCAAAAAAACCAAATACGCCATTAATGCTTTAGTCTATCTTGCTAAAAACAAAGATGAAGGACCAATTTTAATTAGCACGATTGCAGAACATGAAAACATTCCTAAAAAATTTTTAGAAACCATTTTGTTAGATTTAAAGAATGCTGGTTACTTAAATAGTAAGAAAGGAAAAGGTGGTGGTTACTACTTTATCAAAGAAGCATCGGAAGTTAATTTGGCAGAAATTGTAAGATATTTTGATGGTGCTATTGGCTTACTACCTTGTGTTACACATAAATATTACGAAAAATGCGAAGAATGTTTAGACGAAAAAACTTGTGGCATAAGACATGCGTTTTTAGCCATTAGAAATGCTACGGTAGAAATGTTAAAAGAAAACACCATAGAAAAAATGATTAACAAGGAAGAAAAACTAAAAACAGATGATTAG
- a CDS encoding adenylate kinase — MINLILFGPPGSGKGTQAVKLAEHFNLCHISTGDLFRHEIKNETPLGVEAKKYMDKGELVPDEVTIGMLSNKLDEHIGKVDGFIFDGFPRTQAQAEALDKLLELKETTITKVLALDVPEAEIVTRILERGKTSGRADDLNEEIIKNRFAVYLNETAQVAEHYKQSNKFTAINGVGSIDEIFDNLVAQIDKI, encoded by the coding sequence ATGATTAATCTTATTTTATTTGGACCACCAGGAAGTGGAAAAGGAACGCAAGCAGTAAAACTAGCAGAACACTTTAATCTTTGTCATATTTCTACTGGCGATTTATTTAGACACGAAATTAAAAACGAAACACCACTTGGTGTAGAAGCTAAAAAGTATATGGACAAAGGCGAGTTAGTTCCTGATGAAGTAACTATTGGTATGTTGTCTAATAAATTAGATGAACACATAGGCAAAGTAGATGGTTTTATTTTTGATGGATTTCCGAGAACACAAGCACAAGCCGAAGCATTAGATAAACTACTAGAATTAAAGGAAACAACCATTACAAAAGTGTTGGCATTAGATGTTCCAGAAGCAGAAATCGTAACAAGAATTTTGGAAAGAGGAAAAACTTCTGGCAGAGCAGATGACTTAAACGAAGAAATTATTAAAAACAGATTTGCTGTTTACTTAAATGAAACAGCTCAAGTAGCAGAACACTATAAACAAAGCAATAAGTTTACAGCAATTAATGGTGTAGGCAGTATTGATGAAATATTTGATAATTTAGTAGCTCAAATCGATAAAATATAA
- a CDS encoding DUF2461 domain-containing protein, with product MISKTTFDFLNELKQNNNKEWFQSNKKRYDAIKVELLAFLQDWINELAKIDTQYASIDPKKCMFRINRDVRFSNDKSPYKTNIGLYVVKGGKNSENGGFYLHIEPNNCFFGGGKYDPSPENLANIRQEIDYNFAEFKSILNAKEFKKYFVNLSEENKLKRKPKDYEDSNPAIEFLKLKNFVAMSSISDEMITDKKLLSEIVKRSNALQPLVAFLNRSNE from the coding sequence ATGATTAGTAAAACGACATTTGATTTCTTAAATGAGTTAAAGCAGAACAATAACAAAGAATGGTTTCAATCTAATAAAAAAAGATACGATGCTATTAAAGTTGAGTTGCTTGCTTTTTTACAAGATTGGATTAATGAACTAGCCAAAATAGATACACAATATGCTAGTATCGATCCAAAAAAATGCATGTTTAGAATTAATAGAGATGTACGATTTTCTAATGACAAATCGCCTTACAAAACCAATATAGGTTTGTATGTAGTAAAAGGTGGAAAAAATTCAGAAAATGGTGGATTTTACTTACACATAGAACCAAATAATTGTTTTTTTGGTGGAGGAAAATATGATCCAAGTCCAGAAAATTTAGCCAACATTCGACAAGAAATTGACTATAATTTTGCAGAATTTAAAAGCATTTTGAATGCTAAAGAATTTAAAAAATATTTTGTAAATTTAAGTGAAGAAAATAAATTAAAAAGAAAACCAAAAGATTACGAAGACAGCAATCCAGCGATAGAATTTTTAAAACTCAAAAATTTTGTAGCAATGTCATCTATCTCAGATGAAATGATTACAGATAAGAAACTACTTTCAGAAATTGTAAAAAGAAGCAATGCATTACAACCATTAGTTGCCTTTTTAAATAGAAGCAATGAGTAA
- a CDS encoding MBL fold metallo-hydrolase, with the protein MRFSFLGTGTSQGVPVITCNCAVCTSTNSKDQRLRTSLMVESDTTTLVVDTGPDFRQQMLNNKVQDLDAVLFTHGHKDHIAGLDDIRPFNYLLDKKIDIYAEPMVQDALKREFQYAFEPQQYPGVPLMNLITIDETPFIVNDIKVIPIRAMHKTLPVLGFRFDNFTYITDANFIDEKELEKIYNTDILVLNALRREAHYSHFSLDEAIAIAQKVNAKQTFFTHISHHMGLHDAINKTLPKNMYLAYDGLVL; encoded by the coding sequence ATGCGTTTTTCGTTTTTAGGCACTGGAACTTCGCAAGGTGTACCTGTTATTACTTGCAACTGTGCTGTATGCACTTCTACGAATTCTAAAGACCAACGACTAAGAACTTCGTTGATGGTTGAGTCTGACACGACTACATTAGTAGTAGATACTGGTCCAGATTTTAGACAACAAATGCTGAATAATAAAGTGCAAGATTTAGATGCTGTGTTGTTTACACACGGACATAAAGATCACATTGCTGGTTTAGATGATATTCGTCCGTTTAATTATTTATTAGATAAAAAAATTGACATTTATGCTGAACCAATGGTGCAAGATGCCTTGAAAAGAGAATTTCAGTATGCCTTTGAACCACAACAATATCCTGGTGTGCCTTTAATGAATTTGATTACCATAGATGAAACACCTTTTATAGTCAATGATATTAAGGTAATTCCAATTAGAGCAATGCATAAAACGCTACCTGTGCTTGGTTTTAGATTTGATAATTTCACCTACATCACTGATGCTAATTTTATTGATGAAAAAGAATTAGAAAAAATATACAATACAGATATATTAGTATTAAATGCTTTAAGAAGAGAAGCACATTATTCTCATTTTTCGTTAGATGAAGCTATTGCCATTGCACAAAAAGTAAATGCTAAGCAAACTTTTTTTACGCATATTTCGCACCACATGGGATTACATGATGCAATAAATAAAACCTTACCAAAAAATATGTATTTAGCTTACGATGGCTTGGTGTTGTGA
- a CDS encoding DUF3127 domain-containing protein, protein MQFKGKVVELLPLQSGVSRAGNNWKKQFAIVEKPNGNYDPKKICLVVWGDSVDNFRLQVGAEYEFSIDIESREFNGKWYTDVRAWKAVPAQQNEYNQDYQPDYSQEPVMSNSSTDASVEELDDDLPF, encoded by the coding sequence ATGCAATTTAAAGGAAAAGTAGTAGAGTTATTGCCATTACAAAGTGGCGTTAGTAGAGCAGGAAATAACTGGAAAAAACAATTTGCTATTGTAGAAAAACCAAATGGCAATTACGACCCAAAAAAAATATGTTTAGTAGTTTGGGGAGATAGTGTTGACAATTTTAGATTACAAGTAGGAGCAGAATATGAATTTTCTATTGATATAGAAAGTAGAGAATTTAATGGTAAATGGTATACTGATGTAAGAGCATGGAAAGCAGTGCCTGCACAACAAAACGAATACAATCAAGATTACCAACCAGACTATAGCCAAGAACCTGTTATGAGTAACAGCAGTACTGATGCTAGTGTAGAAGAATTAGACGACGATTTACCGTTCTAA